One region of Armigeres subalbatus isolate Guangzhou_Male chromosome 3, GZ_Asu_2, whole genome shotgun sequence genomic DNA includes:
- the LOC134224241 gene encoding uncharacterized protein LOC134224241: protein MVPGHQSPKHNRISLAYRHYQLTSPVQHHYPEECSRTRFLFRRWRTEYLSLLQSRTKRWKPPVEITVGKLVVLKDENSPPAQWKLGRIMEVHPGSDGVVRVVSVKTATGYLKRPVEKVCLLPPANQPPDEENQS, encoded by the exons ATGGTCCCTGGTCATCAATCACCGAAGCACAATCGCATTAGCTTAGCGTATCGACACTACCAACTCACTTCACCCGTACAACACCACTACCCGGAAGAGTGCAGCCGTACGAGATTCCTTTTTCGAAG GTGGAGAACGGAGTACTTGTCGCTACTACAGAGCCGGACAAAGCGTTGGAAACCACCAGTTGAGATCACCGTTGGAAAACTCGTGGTCCTGAAGGACGAAAATTCCCCTCCGGCCCAATGGAAACTTGGGCGCATAATGGAAGTACATCCTGGCAGCGATGGAGTCGTTAGGGTGGTGTCCGTCAAAACCGCCACTGGATACCTAAAGCGTCCTGTGGAGAAAGTATGCCTACTACCACCAGCTAATCAACCGCCAGACGAAGAGAACCAAAGTTGA
- the LOC134224242 gene encoding uncharacterized protein LOC134224242 isoform X2, with protein MFVFNLLDEDNIQVHVQDQALPIIGFNRLFTVGVTVALAYELPSISIFDIEQLLREPNSDAIPSRRKDENINSNTVETSTSQYEQVNRHSYYYSNSYGPNNYLQPSLLNHGSNSNQLNHYNYPANYKTGGNYGNYYNWQQTHRPAFSMKDLPPIFLSPLNSSANDWNSIVNRYISTWIQNHPPNYQQSKRPFFPVFGKRSIDEKTNHKDKFFLDHHRSTRHQLYSKIEKFLDTKGNHGQHCVLRALCESGQRRNTGKPDTYLKEILKAIFSLPKTHQASSHEKHRMYDEAHSHEGDCAEKFHFCQDSIWSETFRY; from the exons TACAGGATCAAGCGCTACCAATCATTGGATTCAATAGATTGTTCACGGTTGGTGTCACGGTGGCCTTGGCCTATGAGCTGCCTAGCATTTCCATATTTGACATAGAACAATTGTTGCGAGAACCCAACTCAGATGCGATTCCCTCGCGACGGAAGGATGAGAACATCAACAGTAACACCGTGGAAACGAGCACCAGTCAATATGAACAAGTCAATAGACACTCCTATTATTATAGTAATTCCTACGGTCCTAATAATTACCTGCAGCCCAGTTTGCTAAACCACGGAAGCAATTCGAATCAATTGAATCACTATAATTACCCCGCCAATTATAAAACCGGCGGTAATTATGGCAACTATTACAATTGGCAACAAACGCACAGACCAGCCTTTTCAATGAAGGATCTTCCACCAATCTTCTTATCGCCATTAAATTCTTCCGCGAACGATTGGAACAGTATTGTTAACAG ATATATCTCAACGTGGATTCAAAATCATCCACCGAACTATCAGCAGAGCAAACGACCCTTCTTTCCGGTGTTTGGAAAGCGAAGCATTGACGAGAAAACAAATCACAAAGACAAATTCTTTCTCGACCACCATCGATCGACTCGTCATCAACTTTActcgaaaattgaaaaatttctcgACAC GAAAGGAAACCATGGCCAGCATTGTGTGCTTCGAGCTCTTTGTGAGAGTGGGCAACGTAGGAACACCGGAAAACCAGATACATATTTGAAGGAAATTTTAAAAGCCATTTTTAG TTTGCCGAAAACACATCAGGCGTCTTCCCACGAGAAGCATCGCATGTATGATGAAGCACACAGCCATGAAGGGGACTGTGCAGAAAAGTTTCATTTCTGCCAAGACAGCATATGGTCGGAAACGTTCAGATACTAA